A part of Rhodamnia argentea isolate NSW1041297 chromosome 8, ASM2092103v1, whole genome shotgun sequence genomic DNA contains:
- the LOC115748187 gene encoding uncharacterized protein LOC115748187 isoform X1 → MAVSSNSVLGFGYKVQVRIRQVSTSYLKRTEFKQSSFLSPLSMPRLGRARRELHLSVAESDQFSMDSAVRNAGDAKKSASEIGVESSRDFTSETSVGSVPNSNPDQDQSLNAKSQSTPRRSPLTARERVRAARVLSRYSEAKTSKSEMGSKVLDALKESDRGKRRSRLPEAPTNLLDDSKRGMPKEGFTFQFPGGVDLFFIALSFVLISTVMFATTYLVWKVGAIHFNEY, encoded by the exons ATGGCTGTTTCCTCGAACTCCGTCTTGGGTTTCGGCTACAAG GTGCAGGTAAGGATCCGGCAGGTGTCTACATCTTATCTGAAACGTACTGAATTCAAGCAAAGCAGCTTTCTCTCCCCTTTGAGTATGCCTCGCTTAGGCAGAGCGCGTCGGGAATTGCATCTTTCAGTTGCGGAGAGTGACCAATTTTCCATGGACTCTGCAGTTAGGAATGCTGGCGATGCTAAAAAATCAGCTTCTGAAATTGGTGTTGAGAGCTCCAGGGATTTTACATCCGAAACTTCCGTTGGATCAGTCCCTAATTCAAATCCTGACCAGGATCAGTCATTGAATGCCAAGTCACAATCTACACCAAGAAGATCACCCTTAACAGCACGAGAGAGAGTAAGGGCAGCCCGAGTTCTGAGCCGATACTCAGAAGCAAAGACATCTAAATCAGAAATGGGTAGCAAAGTGTTGGATGCTCTAAAGGAGAGTGATCGTGGAAAGAGGAGATCTAGGCTTCCAGAAGCCCCTACTAACTTGTTGGATGACAGCAAGCGTGGAATGCCAAAGGAGGGCTTCACATTCCAGTTTCCCGGTGGTGTTGATTTGTTTTTCATCGCCTTGTCGTTTGTGTTAATCAGCACAGTGATGTTCGCAACGACTTACCTTGTGTGGAAAGTCGGTGCCATCCATTTTAATGAGTATTAG
- the LOC115748187 gene encoding uncharacterized protein LOC115748187 isoform X2, translating into MAVSSNSVLGFGYKVRIRQVSTSYLKRTEFKQSSFLSPLSMPRLGRARRELHLSVAESDQFSMDSAVRNAGDAKKSASEIGVESSRDFTSETSVGSVPNSNPDQDQSLNAKSQSTPRRSPLTARERVRAARVLSRYSEAKTSKSEMGSKVLDALKESDRGKRRSRLPEAPTNLLDDSKRGMPKEGFTFQFPGGVDLFFIALSFVLISTVMFATTYLVWKVGAIHFNEY; encoded by the exons ATGGCTGTTTCCTCGAACTCCGTCTTGGGTTTCGGCTACAAG GTAAGGATCCGGCAGGTGTCTACATCTTATCTGAAACGTACTGAATTCAAGCAAAGCAGCTTTCTCTCCCCTTTGAGTATGCCTCGCTTAGGCAGAGCGCGTCGGGAATTGCATCTTTCAGTTGCGGAGAGTGACCAATTTTCCATGGACTCTGCAGTTAGGAATGCTGGCGATGCTAAAAAATCAGCTTCTGAAATTGGTGTTGAGAGCTCCAGGGATTTTACATCCGAAACTTCCGTTGGATCAGTCCCTAATTCAAATCCTGACCAGGATCAGTCATTGAATGCCAAGTCACAATCTACACCAAGAAGATCACCCTTAACAGCACGAGAGAGAGTAAGGGCAGCCCGAGTTCTGAGCCGATACTCAGAAGCAAAGACATCTAAATCAGAAATGGGTAGCAAAGTGTTGGATGCTCTAAAGGAGAGTGATCGTGGAAAGAGGAGATCTAGGCTTCCAGAAGCCCCTACTAACTTGTTGGATGACAGCAAGCGTGGAATGCCAAAGGAGGGCTTCACATTCCAGTTTCCCGGTGGTGTTGATTTGTTTTTCATCGCCTTGTCGTTTGTGTTAATCAGCACAGTGATGTTCGCAACGACTTACCTTGTGTGGAAAGTCGGTGCCATCCATTTTAATGAGTATTAG